Proteins found in one Serratia plymuthica genomic segment:
- the uspE gene encoding universal stress protein UspE — MAKYQNLLVAIDPNQDDQPALRRAVYLVKRNGGRIKAFLPIYDFSYEMTTLLSPDERTAMRQGVISQRAAWINEQCRFYLDEGVPIEIKVVWHNRPFEAIIQEVIAAKHDLLLKMAHQHDRLESVIFTPTDWHLLRKCPCPVWMVKDQPWPEGGKAVVAVNLASEEPYHDPLNIKLVQETVELAQNVNQTEVHLVGAYPVTPINIAIELPDFDPSVYNDAIRGQHLIAMKALRQKFCIAEEFTHVEKGLPEEVIPDLAEHLQAGVVVLGTLGRTGISAAFIGNTAEHVIDHLKCDLLVIKPENFNCPIEVDEDDEHDDED, encoded by the coding sequence ATGGCGAAGTATCAGAATCTTCTGGTGGCTATTGACCCCAATCAGGACGATCAGCCGGCGCTGCGCCGGGCGGTTTACCTGGTCAAACGGAATGGCGGGCGTATCAAAGCCTTCCTTCCTATCTATGACTTCTCTTACGAGATGACGACCCTGCTCTCCCCCGACGAACGGACGGCGATGCGGCAAGGCGTTATCAGCCAACGCGCCGCGTGGATTAACGAGCAATGCCGTTTTTACCTCGACGAAGGCGTTCCTATTGAAATCAAAGTGGTCTGGCATAACCGCCCTTTCGAGGCAATTATTCAGGAAGTGATCGCCGCCAAGCATGATTTACTGCTGAAAATGGCGCATCAGCACGACCGGCTGGAATCAGTCATTTTCACGCCGACCGACTGGCACCTGTTACGCAAATGTCCGTGCCCGGTGTGGATGGTCAAAGATCAACCTTGGCCGGAAGGCGGCAAAGCGGTGGTCGCCGTCAATCTGGCCAGCGAAGAACCCTATCACGATCCGCTGAACATCAAGCTGGTGCAGGAAACCGTCGAACTGGCGCAAAACGTAAACCAGACGGAAGTGCATCTGGTCGGAGCCTACCCCGTTACTCCTATCAATATCGCCATTGAACTGCCTGATTTTGATCCCAGCGTCTATAACGACGCCATTCGCGGACAGCATCTGATCGCCATGAAGGCATTAAGGCAGAAGTTCTGTATTGCCGAAGAGTTCACCCACGTTGAAAAAGGCCTGCCGGAAGAGGTGATCCCGGACCTGGCCGAACACTTGCAAGCGGGCGTGGTGGTGTTGGGGACATTAGGCCGCACCGGTATCTCCGCGGCGTTTATCGGCAACACGGCAGAACATGTGATCGACCATCTGAAATGTGACCTGCTGGTGATTAAGCCGGAAAACTTCAACTGCCCCATCGAAGTCGATGAAGACGATGAGCACGACGACGAGGACTGA
- the pntB gene encoding Re/Si-specific NAD(P)(+) transhydrogenase subunit beta, whose protein sequence is MSGGLVTAAYIVAAILFICSLAGLSRHETSKQGNLFGVAGMAIALIATILGPDSGNVGWIIIAMIIGGSIGVYLAKKVEMTEMPELVAVLHSFVGLTAVLVGLNSYLDHGAPMEPVMENIHLTEVFLGIFIGAVTFTGSIVAFGKLRGIISSKPLALPNRHKMNLAALVISFLLLVVFVRADSVGWQAVALVLMTAIALAFGWHLVASIGGADMPVVVSMLNSYSGWAAAAAGFMLSNDLLIVTGALVGSSGAILSYIMCKAMNRSFISVIAGGFGTDGSSTGNAEEMGEYRETTAEEVAEQLKNSTSVIITPGYGMAVAQAQYPVAEITEKLRARGIKVRFGIHPVAGRLPGHMNVLLAEARVPYDVVLEMDEINEDFPDTDTVLVIGANDTVNPAALEDPRSPIAGMPVLEVWKAQNVIAFKRSMNTGYAGVQNPLFFKENTQMLFGDAKESVEAILRALQD, encoded by the coding sequence ATGTCTGGAGGATTAGTTACAGCTGCATACATTGTTGCCGCTATTTTGTTTATTTGCAGCCTGGCCGGTTTGTCGCGCCATGAAACCTCGAAGCAGGGCAACCTGTTTGGCGTCGCCGGGATGGCGATTGCGTTGATTGCCACTATCCTCGGGCCGGATTCCGGCAACGTGGGTTGGATCATCATTGCGATGATTATCGGTGGCTCCATCGGCGTCTATCTGGCGAAAAAAGTCGAAATGACCGAAATGCCGGAGTTGGTGGCGGTGCTGCACAGTTTCGTTGGCCTGACGGCGGTATTGGTGGGCTTGAACAGCTATCTGGATCACGGCGCGCCGATGGAGCCGGTGATGGAGAATATCCATCTGACCGAGGTGTTCCTTGGCATCTTTATCGGTGCGGTCACCTTCACCGGTTCGATTGTCGCTTTCGGTAAACTGCGCGGCATCATCTCATCCAAACCGCTGGCCTTGCCGAATCGCCACAAGATGAACCTGGCGGCGTTGGTGATCTCCTTCCTGCTGCTGGTGGTGTTCGTTCGCGCCGACAGCGTGGGCTGGCAGGCGGTGGCGTTGGTGCTGATGACTGCGATCGCGCTGGCGTTTGGTTGGCATTTGGTTGCTTCTATCGGTGGCGCGGATATGCCGGTAGTCGTGTCGATGCTCAACTCCTATTCGGGCTGGGCGGCCGCAGCGGCGGGCTTTATGCTGAGCAACGATTTGTTGATCGTCACCGGCGCGTTGGTGGGGTCCTCGGGTGCTATCCTGTCTTACATTATGTGTAAGGCGATGAACCGTTCGTTTATCAGCGTGATCGCCGGCGGTTTCGGTACCGATGGTTCCTCGACCGGCAATGCGGAAGAAATGGGCGAGTATCGTGAAACCACGGCGGAAGAGGTTGCCGAGCAGCTGAAGAATTCCACTTCGGTGATCATCACTCCAGGTTATGGCATGGCGGTCGCGCAGGCGCAGTATCCGGTGGCGGAAATCACCGAAAAATTGCGCGCGCGCGGTATCAAAGTGCGTTTCGGCATTCATCCGGTTGCCGGGCGTTTACCGGGCCACATGAACGTGCTGTTGGCGGAAGCCAGGGTGCCGTACGACGTGGTGTTGGAGATGGACGAAATCAACGAAGATTTCCCGGATACCGATACCGTGCTGGTGATCGGCGCCAACGACACGGTGAACCCGGCCGCGCTGGAGGATCCGCGTAGCCCGATCGCCGGTATGCCGGTGCTGGAAGTGTGGAAAGCGCAAAACGTGATTGCTTTTAAACGTTCGATGAACACCGGTTACGCCGGCGTGCAGAACCCGCTGTTCTTCAAAGAGAACACTCAGATGCTGTTCGGGGATGCCAAAGAGAGCGTGGAAGCGATACTGAGAGCGTTGCAGGATTAA
- the pntA gene encoding Re/Si-specific NAD(P)(+) transhydrogenase subunit alpha has translation MRIGVPRERLANEARVAATPKTVEQLLKLGFTVAVESDAGKLASFDNAAYETAGATITDTADVWQSDLILKVNAPQEDEIALMREGSTLVSFIWPAQNPELIEKLAARNVTAMAMDSVPRISRAQSMDALSSMANIAGYRAIVEAAHEFGRFFTGQITAAGKVPPAKVMIIGAGVAGLAAIGAAGSLGAIVRAFDTRPEVKEQVQSMGAEFLELDFEEEAGSGDGYAKVMSEAFIKAEMALFAAQAAEVDIIVTTALIPGKPAPKLITKEMVASMKPGSVIVDLAAQNGGNCELTVADRVTVTDNGVKIIGYTDLPSRLPTQSSQLYGTNLVNLLKLLSKEKNGEIDIDFEDTVIRGVTVVRSGEVTWPAPPIQVSAQPKQAPAAAPAAKPAAKPVSPWLKYGLIALAIVLFGWLANAAPKEFLSHFTVFALACVVGYYVVWNVSHALHTPLMSVTNAISGIIVVGALLQIGHGGWVSFLSFIAVLIASINIFGGFTVTQRMLKMFRKN, from the coding sequence ATGCGTATTGGTGTACCAAGAGAACGGTTGGCCAATGAAGCCCGTGTTGCAGCAACGCCGAAAACGGTGGAACAACTGCTGAAGCTGGGCTTTACCGTCGCTGTCGAAAGCGACGCGGGTAAACTGGCAAGTTTTGACAATGCGGCGTATGAAACCGCAGGAGCAACGATCACCGACACTGCCGACGTCTGGCAATCGGATCTGATTTTGAAAGTTAACGCGCCGCAAGAGGACGAGATTGCGTTAATGCGCGAGGGCAGTACGTTGGTCAGTTTTATCTGGCCGGCGCAAAACCCGGAGCTTATCGAAAAACTGGCTGCGCGCAACGTCACCGCGATGGCGATGGATTCGGTGCCGCGTATCTCCCGCGCGCAGTCGATGGATGCGCTGAGCTCGATGGCCAATATCGCCGGCTACCGCGCGATTGTTGAAGCGGCGCACGAGTTTGGCCGTTTCTTCACCGGCCAGATCACCGCCGCCGGCAAGGTTCCACCGGCGAAAGTGATGATCATCGGCGCAGGCGTAGCGGGGTTGGCGGCGATTGGTGCCGCAGGGAGTCTGGGAGCTATTGTGCGCGCCTTCGATACCCGCCCGGAAGTTAAAGAACAAGTGCAGAGTATGGGCGCGGAATTCCTCGAGCTGGACTTTGAGGAAGAAGCGGGCAGCGGCGACGGCTATGCCAAAGTGATGTCCGAAGCCTTTATCAAGGCCGAGATGGCGCTGTTTGCCGCCCAGGCGGCAGAGGTCGACATTATTGTCACCACTGCGCTGATCCCGGGCAAGCCGGCACCCAAGCTTATCACTAAAGAGATGGTGGCTTCGATGAAGCCGGGCAGCGTGATCGTCGATCTGGCCGCGCAAAATGGCGGCAACTGTGAGCTGACGGTGGCCGACCGCGTGACCGTCACCGATAATGGCGTAAAAATCATTGGCTATACCGATCTGCCAAGCCGTTTGCCGACCCAGTCTTCGCAGCTGTACGGCACCAACCTGGTTAACCTGCTGAAATTGCTGTCGAAAGAGAAAAACGGCGAAATCGATATCGATTTCGAAGACACCGTGATCCGCGGCGTCACCGTGGTGCGCAGCGGCGAGGTGACCTGGCCGGCTCCGCCAATCCAGGTTTCTGCCCAACCGAAACAGGCGCCGGCAGCGGCTCCGGCCGCCAAACCGGCGGCAAAACCGGTTTCACCTTGGCTGAAATACGGGCTGATCGCGCTGGCGATCGTTCTGTTCGGCTGGCTGGCCAATGCGGCGCCAAAAGAGTTCCTGTCTCACTTTACCGTGTTTGCGCTGGCCTGCGTGGTGGGTTACTACGTGGTCTGGAACGTCAGCCATGCATTGCATACCCCATTGATGTCGGTCACCAATGCGATCTCAGGGATTATCGTGGTCGGTGCGTTATTGCAAATTGGCCACGGCGGCTGGGTGAGTTTCCTCTCCTTCATCGCCGTGCTGATTGCCAGCATCAATATTTTTGGTGGATTCACCGTCACTCAGCGCATGCTGAAGATGTTCCGCAAGAACTAA
- the ydgH gene encoding DUF1471 family protein YdgH → MKLKNTIIASALLSLTALSAHAALELTPEKAAALKPFDRITITGRFNAINEAVDAVSRRADKLGADSFYIQDSNNSNNGGNWRVTADLYHKDAPEVSKEPKYRVINGVTELPKEQAFLLEPYDTVSVSGFYRSQPDINEAIAKEAKKKGAASFFIVRQIDANQGGNQFVTAYIYKADAPKRVVQSPDAIPADSEAGKAALAAGGAAAANVEIPGVASSGSPSRDVGRFFETQSSTGQRYTVTLPDGTKIQEVSNVTAAQMVPFDSVTFTGHFNSMTDVSTEVAKRAAAKGAKFYHVTRQWQNKSGGNLTVSADLFK, encoded by the coding sequence ATGAAGCTGAAGAACACGATCATCGCATCAGCCTTGTTATCACTCACTGCGCTGTCTGCTCATGCTGCGCTTGAGTTAACTCCTGAAAAAGCAGCGGCGTTGAAGCCGTTTGATCGCATCACTATTACCGGCCGCTTTAATGCCATCAATGAAGCCGTTGATGCCGTATCCCGCCGTGCAGACAAACTGGGCGCAGACTCCTTCTACATCCAGGACAGCAACAACAGCAACAACGGCGGCAACTGGCGCGTCACCGCGGATCTTTATCATAAAGATGCGCCTGAAGTGAGCAAAGAGCCGAAATACCGCGTGATTAACGGGGTTACCGAGCTGCCGAAGGAACAAGCCTTCCTGCTTGAGCCTTACGATACGGTCAGCGTCAGCGGTTTCTACCGCAGCCAGCCGGATATCAACGAAGCCATCGCCAAAGAAGCGAAAAAGAAAGGCGCAGCCTCGTTCTTTATTGTGCGTCAGATTGATGCCAACCAGGGCGGCAACCAGTTCGTCACTGCCTACATTTACAAAGCCGATGCGCCCAAACGCGTAGTTCAGAGCCCGGATGCCATTCCTGCCGATTCTGAAGCCGGCAAAGCCGCACTGGCTGCCGGTGGCGCAGCCGCCGCCAATGTCGAAATCCCGGGCGTCGCTTCCTCAGGCTCACCAAGCCGTGACGTAGGCCGTTTCTTCGAAACCCAGTCTTCTACCGGCCAACGCTACACCGTCACGCTGCCGGACGGCACCAAAATCCAGGAAGTGAGCAACGTTACCGCCGCGCAGATGGTGCCGTTTGATTCCGTGACCTTCACCGGCCATTTCAACAGCATGACGGACGTTTCCACCGAAGTGGCGAAGCGCGCCGCTGCGAAAGGTGCCAAGTTCTACCACGTGACTCGTCAGTGGCAGAACAAGAGTGGCGGCAACCTGACCGTCAGCGCCGATCTGTTCAAATAA